A single Lolium perenne isolate Kyuss_39 chromosome 6, Kyuss_2.0, whole genome shotgun sequence DNA region contains:
- the LOC127305629 gene encoding serine/arginine-rich splicing factor RSZ21: MARLYVGNLDARVTAGELEDEFRVFGVLRSVWVARKPPGFAFIDFDDKRDAEDALRDIDGKNGWRVELSRNASGRGGGRDGGGRDGGGGRDRHGGSDMKCYECGESGHFARECRLRIGAGGLGSGKRRSRSRSRSRSPRYRRSPSYGRRSYSPRDRSPRRRSVSPAPARGRSYSKSPPHNRGRDDSPDAKGDGGARYRRSRS, translated from the exons ATGGCCCGTCTGTATGTTGGCAACTTGGATGCCCGAGTGACTGCTGGGGAACTTGAAGATGAGTTTCGTGTATTTGGAGTTTTGCGAAG TGTGTGGGTTGCACGCAAACCACCTGGTTTTGCGTTCATCGattttgatgacaagagggatgctgAGGATGCACTTCGTGATATAGATG GAAAGAATGGATGGAGGGTTGAGCTGTCTCGCAATGCCAGTGGCCGTGGCGGTGGCCGTGATGGTGGCGGtcgagatggtggtggtggccgtgATAGGCATGGTGGGTCCGACATGAAATGCTATGAATGCGGTGAATCTGGTCACTTTGCTCGTGAATGTCGTCTGCGTATTGGTGCTGGAGGTCTGGGCAGTGGAAAGCGTCGCAGCAGGAGCCGCAGCCGCAGCAGGAGCCCTAGGTACCGCAGGAGTCCGAGCTATGGTAGAAG AAGTTACAGCCCCCGTGACCGATCTCCAAGGCGTCGCAGTGTTTCTCCAGCGCCAGCCCGTGGGCGCAGCTACAGCAAGTCACCACCACACAACCGTGGCCGTGATGATTCTCCTGATGCTAAAGG TGATGGAGGTGCCAGGTACCGACGCAGCAGGAGTTAG